In the genome of Oncorhynchus mykiss isolate Arlee chromosome 18, USDA_OmykA_1.1, whole genome shotgun sequence, one region contains:
- the tax1bp1a gene encoding tax1-binding protein 1 homolog B isoform X4: MMSSFQVVGSLPSSVIGVMETSNFAHVIFQNVGKSFLPQEALECCYTLTSYITPNPKDWVGIFKVGWNTARDYYTFLWSPMPQDYQPGSTVHRAVVFQGYYVPKSDGEFYQFCYVTHTGDIRGASTPFLFRPATPTEDCLTVTEDDSNSDILVVTTKSSVLEQRVEEAQQERRELLKTMHHLQEEKQQLQEEHRRLHREREQERETCSLLRTHNQELLRSSQGLSEEREEVRRRLQEATDRVRQLEEDLLGVTQRGLQKETELDCLRDRLKKLTADKDTLETQLKNEKDERDLYKVHLRSTELENTKLSAELQMLKAVELNREVTIAQFQEELDRLRACVTQKECLEKELHTHAVDKAEMGRLREKLRQAEEQLQASRQQAAMLVSELRDSASARDRTMTELYRARLEVDALRASLADAQAECRRMETQLDRMRTTSQQEVGVGTSSEGGCVVSEAEAELQREVEELKLRLHMAAEHYKEKYRECQRLRRQVAKLSEAQGESKRNAATETTQEPLTPSPESPTAGNLAAAVLRGDTERPAVPNRSYKDREHTYTNTFSGMETMRVGEKEWKGRNGDEREVSGGEEGKEEGSVEEERKKDRSVGGEFMSMKMESWVEVENERRSAEEVDERRSVEEVEKEQTRSVEEELARMEEKWAEQCAINETLKQRLANEEERFRIQMAERAIEVTELKESLALALREKDQLKEELHQCQDRQREQEAEGQGSEVKQPVLLRYPLPYPQDPSPPPLVPQRPAELQYGNPYSTDNTRGLLNPSHISLSPS; the protein is encoded by the exons GTGGGTTGGAACACAGCGAGGGATTACTACACTTTCCTGTGGTCTCCCATGCCGCAAGACTACCAACCTGGAAGCACCGTACACAGGGCTGTGGTGttccaag GGTACTATGTTCCCAAGAGTGACGGGGAGTTTTATCAGTTCTGTTACGTCACACACACGGGTGACATCAGAGGCGCCAGCACACCTTTCCTGTTTCGCCCGGCCACGCCCACCGAGGACTGTCTTACCGTTACCGAGGATGACAGCAACTCAGACATTCTGGTGGTGACCACCAAGAGCAGTGTGctggag CAGCGTGTAGAGGAGGCGCAGCAGGAGCGCAGGGAGCTGTTGAAGACCATGCACCACCTGCAAGAGGAGAAGCAGCAGCTGCAGGAGGAGCACAGGAggctgcacagagagagagagcaggagagggagacCTGCAGCCTGCTACGCACACACAaccag GAGCTGCTACGCTCCTCCCAGGGCCTgtcagaggagagggaggaggtgaggaggagactGCAGGAGGCCACAGACCGGGTCAGACAGCTGGAGGAGGACCTACTGGGAGTCACACAGAGAGGGCTGCAGAAAGAGACCGAACTGGACTG TctgagagacaggttaaagaagctGACAGCAGATAAAGACACTCTGGAGACCCAACTGAAGAATGAGAAGGACGAGAGGGACCTTTACAAG gtccaCCTGCGTAGCACGGAGCTAGAGAACACTAAGCTGAGTGCAGAGCTGCAGATGCTGAAGGCTGTGGAGCTCAACAGAGAGGTGACCATCGCTCAGTTCCAGGAAGAACTGGACAGGCTCCGAGCCTGCGTCACTCAGAAAGAATGCCTGGAGAAAGAGCTGCACACACACGCTGTCGacaag gctGAGATGGGTCGTCTGAGGGAGAAGCTTCGCCAGGCCGAGGAGCAGCTCCAGGCGTCTCGCCAGCAGGCCGCCATGTTGGTGTCAGAGCTCCGCGACTCAGCGAGTGCCCGCGACCGCACCATGACCGAGCTGTACCGCGCCCGCCTGGAGGTCGACGCCCTCCGCGCCAGCCTGGCCGATGCCCAGGCCGAGTGCCGGCGAATGGAGACGCAGCTGGACCGCATGAGGACCACCTCCCAACAGGAAGTG ggTGTGGGGACCTCCAGTGAGGGGGGATGTGTGGTGTCTGAGGCGGAGGCTGAGCTACAGAGAGAAGTGGAGGAGCTGAAGCTGCGTCTCCACATGGCCGCTGAGCACTACAAGGAGAAGTACAGGGAGTGTCAGCGACTCCGCAGGCAGGTGGCCAAGCTCAGCGAGGCCCAGggg GAGTCAAAAAGAAATGCTGCTACTGAGACGACACAGGAGCCACTGACACCCAGTCCAGAGTCACCTACAGCAg GCAATCTGGCTGCAGCTGTGCTGAGAGGAGACACTGAGAGGCCTGCTGTCCCTAACCGCAGTTACAAAGACAGGGAACACACATACACCAATACATTCTCAGGCATGGAAACCATGAGAGTAGGGGAGAAGGAGTGGAAGGGGAGAAATGGGGACGAGAGGGAagtgagtggaggagaggaagggaaagaagaGGGGAgtgtggaagaggagaggaagaaggacaGGAGTGTAGGAGGTGAGTTCATGAGCATGAAGATGGAGAGTTGGGTGGAggtggagaatgagaggaggagtgctgaagaggtggatgagaggaggagtgtggaggaggtagagaaagagcaGACTCGTTCGGTGGAGGAGGAGCTGGCGAGGATGGAGGAGAAGTGGGCGGAGCAGTGTGCTATCAACGAAACGCTCAAACAGAGACTGGCCAATGAGGAGGAGCGATTCAGG ATACAGATGGCAGAGAGGGCCATAGAGGTGACAGAGCTGAAGGAGAGTCTGGCTCTGGCCCTCAGAGAGAAGGACCAACTCAAGGAG GAGCTGCATCAGTGTCAGGACCGACAGAGGGAGCAGGAGGCTGAGGGTCAAGGGTCAGAGGTCAAACAGCCTGTGTTGCTACGCTACCCCCTGCCCTACCCCCAGgacccctccccaccccccctgGTACCCCAGAGACCTGCAGAATTGCAGTACGGGAACCCCTACTCCACCGACAACACTCGAG GTCTGTTGAACCCCagccacatctccctctctcccagctaA
- the tax1bp1a gene encoding tax1-binding protein 1 homolog A isoform X3, translating to METSNFAHVIFQNVGKSFLPQEALECCYTLTSYITPNPKDWVGIFKVGWNTARDYYTFLWSPMPQDYQPGSTVHRAVVFQGYYVPKSDGEFYQFCYVTHTGDIRGASTPFLFRPATPTEDCLTVTEDDSNSDILVVTTKSSVLEQRVEEAQQERRELLKTMHHLQEEKQQLQEEHRRLHREREQERETCSLLRTHNQELLRSSQGLSEEREEVRRRLQEATDRVRQLEEDLLGVTQRGLQKETELDCLRDRLKKLTADKDTLETQLKNEKDERDLYKVHLRSTELENTKLSAELQMLKAVELNREVTIAQFQEELDRLRACVTQKECLEKELHTHAVDKAEMGRLREKLRQAEEQLQASRQQAAMLVSELRDSASARDRTMTELYRARLEVDALRASLADAQAECRRMETQLDRMRTTSQQEVGVGTSSEGGCVVSEAEAELQREVEELKLRLHMAAEHYKEKYRECQRLRRQVAKLSEAQGESKRNAATETTQEPLTPSPESPTAGNLAAAVLRGDTERPAVPNRSYKDREHTYTNTFSGMETMRVGEKEWKGRNGDEREVSGGEEGKEEGSVEEERKKDRSVGGEFMSMKMESWVEVENERRSAEEVDERRSVEEVEKEQTRSVEEELARMEEKWAEQCAINETLKQRLANEEERFRIQMAERAIEVTELKESLALALREKDQLKEELHQCQDRQREQEAEGQGSEVKQPVLLRYPLPYPQDPSPPPLVPQRPAELQYGNPYSTDNTRDGADGALSPEQMPRPPPEAPGACAPPATPPTPGAGWEREVVCIQPSSRSMSPPDGLEHPPEEPRNVGDGEQPACNHQSSSRRNDNRSSFCFDPSNEVHKRCPLCEVIFPPHFEQRSFEQHVESHWKVCPVCSEQFPLDCHQQLFQKHVLTHFDGHVLNFDNME from the exons GTGGGTTGGAACACAGCGAGGGATTACTACACTTTCCTGTGGTCTCCCATGCCGCAAGACTACCAACCTGGAAGCACCGTACACAGGGCTGTGGTGttccaag GGTACTATGTTCCCAAGAGTGACGGGGAGTTTTATCAGTTCTGTTACGTCACACACACGGGTGACATCAGAGGCGCCAGCACACCTTTCCTGTTTCGCCCGGCCACGCCCACCGAGGACTGTCTTACCGTTACCGAGGATGACAGCAACTCAGACATTCTGGTGGTGACCACCAAGAGCAGTGTGctggag CAGCGTGTAGAGGAGGCGCAGCAGGAGCGCAGGGAGCTGTTGAAGACCATGCACCACCTGCAAGAGGAGAAGCAGCAGCTGCAGGAGGAGCACAGGAggctgcacagagagagagagcaggagagggagacCTGCAGCCTGCTACGCACACACAaccag GAGCTGCTACGCTCCTCCCAGGGCCTgtcagaggagagggaggaggtgaggaggagactGCAGGAGGCCACAGACCGGGTCAGACAGCTGGAGGAGGACCTACTGGGAGTCACACAGAGAGGGCTGCAGAAAGAGACCGAACTGGACTG TctgagagacaggttaaagaagctGACAGCAGATAAAGACACTCTGGAGACCCAACTGAAGAATGAGAAGGACGAGAGGGACCTTTACAAG gtccaCCTGCGTAGCACGGAGCTAGAGAACACTAAGCTGAGTGCAGAGCTGCAGATGCTGAAGGCTGTGGAGCTCAACAGAGAGGTGACCATCGCTCAGTTCCAGGAAGAACTGGACAGGCTCCGAGCCTGCGTCACTCAGAAAGAATGCCTGGAGAAAGAGCTGCACACACACGCTGTCGacaag gctGAGATGGGTCGTCTGAGGGAGAAGCTTCGCCAGGCCGAGGAGCAGCTCCAGGCGTCTCGCCAGCAGGCCGCCATGTTGGTGTCAGAGCTCCGCGACTCAGCGAGTGCCCGCGACCGCACCATGACCGAGCTGTACCGCGCCCGCCTGGAGGTCGACGCCCTCCGCGCCAGCCTGGCCGATGCCCAGGCCGAGTGCCGGCGAATGGAGACGCAGCTGGACCGCATGAGGACCACCTCCCAACAGGAAGTG ggTGTGGGGACCTCCAGTGAGGGGGGATGTGTGGTGTCTGAGGCGGAGGCTGAGCTACAGAGAGAAGTGGAGGAGCTGAAGCTGCGTCTCCACATGGCCGCTGAGCACTACAAGGAGAAGTACAGGGAGTGTCAGCGACTCCGCAGGCAGGTGGCCAAGCTCAGCGAGGCCCAGggg GAGTCAAAAAGAAATGCTGCTACTGAGACGACACAGGAGCCACTGACACCCAGTCCAGAGTCACCTACAGCAg GCAATCTGGCTGCAGCTGTGCTGAGAGGAGACACTGAGAGGCCTGCTGTCCCTAACCGCAGTTACAAAGACAGGGAACACACATACACCAATACATTCTCAGGCATGGAAACCATGAGAGTAGGGGAGAAGGAGTGGAAGGGGAGAAATGGGGACGAGAGGGAagtgagtggaggagaggaagggaaagaagaGGGGAgtgtggaagaggagaggaagaaggacaGGAGTGTAGGAGGTGAGTTCATGAGCATGAAGATGGAGAGTTGGGTGGAggtggagaatgagaggaggagtgctgaagaggtggatgagaggaggagtgtggaggaggtagagaaagagcaGACTCGTTCGGTGGAGGAGGAGCTGGCGAGGATGGAGGAGAAGTGGGCGGAGCAGTGTGCTATCAACGAAACGCTCAAACAGAGACTGGCCAATGAGGAGGAGCGATTCAGG ATACAGATGGCAGAGAGGGCCATAGAGGTGACAGAGCTGAAGGAGAGTCTGGCTCTGGCCCTCAGAGAGAAGGACCAACTCAAGGAG GAGCTGCATCAGTGTCAGGACCGACAGAGGGAGCAGGAGGCTGAGGGTCAAGGGTCAGAGGTCAAACAGCCTGTGTTGCTACGCTACCCCCTGCCCTACCCCCAGgacccctccccaccccccctgGTACCCCAGAGACCTGCAGAATTGCAGTACGGGAACCCCTACTCCACCGACAACACTCGAG ACGGGGCAGACGGTGCCCTGTCCCCTGAGCAGATGCCCCGCCCCCCTCCCGAGGCCCCTGGTGCATGCGCCCCTCCGGCCACCCCCCCGACCCCTGGtgcaggctgggagagagaggtggtctGCATCCAGCCCTCCTCGCGAAGCATGAGCCCCCCCGACGGACTGGAGCACCCCCCCGAGGAGCCACGCAAC GTCGGTGATGGGGAGCAGCCTGCCTGCAATCATCAGTCCAGCAGCAGACGCAACGACAACAGGAGCAGCTTCTGTTTTGACCCCAG taATGAAGTCCACAAGCGCTGTCCGTTGTGCGAGGTGATCTTCCCGCCCCACTTTGAGCAGCGTAGTTTTGAGCAGCACGTGGAGAGCCACTGGAAGGTGTGTCCCGTGTGCTCTGAGCAGTTCCCCCTCGATTGCCATCAGCAGCTCTTCCAGAAGCACGTGCTCACACACTTTGATGGCCATGTGCTAAACTTCGACAACATGGAGTAa
- the tax1bp1a gene encoding tax1-binding protein 1 homolog A isoform X1, protein MMSSFQVVGSLPSSVIGVMETSNFAHVIFQNVGKSFLPQEALECCYTLTSYITPNPKDWVGIFKVGWNTARDYYTFLWSPMPQDYQPGSTVHRAVVFQGYYVPKSDGEFYQFCYVTHTGDIRGASTPFLFRPATPTEDCLTVTEDDSNSDILVVTTKSSVLEQRVEEAQQERRELLKTMHHLQEEKQQLQEEHRRLHREREQERETCSLLRTHNQELLRSSQGLSEEREEVRRRLQEATDRVRQLEEDLLGVTQRGLQKETELDCLRDRLKKLTADKDTLETQLKNEKDERDLYKVHLRSTELENTKLSAELQMLKAVELNREVTIAQFQEELDRLRACVTQKECLEKELHTHAVDKAEMGRLREKLRQAEEQLQASRQQAAMLVSELRDSASARDRTMTELYRARLEVDALRASLADAQAECRRMETQLDRMRTTSQQEVGVGTSSEGGCVVSEAEAELQREVEELKLRLHMAAEHYKEKYRECQRLRRQVAKLSEAQGESKRNAATETTQEPLTPSPESPTAGNLAAAVLRGDTERPAVPNRSYKDREHTYTNTFSGMETMRVGEKEWKGRNGDEREVSGGEEGKEEGSVEEERKKDRSVGGEFMSMKMESWVEVENERRSAEEVDERRSVEEVEKEQTRSVEEELARMEEKWAEQCAINETLKQRLANEEERFRIQMAERAIEVTELKESLALALREKDQLKEELHQCQDRQREQEAEGQGSEVKQPVLLRYPLPYPQDPSPPPLVPQRPAELQYGNPYSTDNTRDGADGALSPEQMPRPPPEAPGACAPPATPPTPGAGWEREVVCIQPSSRSMSPPDGLEHPPEEPRNVGDGEQPACNHQSSSRRNDNRSSFCFDPSNEVHKRCPLCEVIFPPHFEQRSFEQHVESHWKVCPVCSEQFPLDCHQQLFQKHVLTHFDGHVLNFDNME, encoded by the exons GTGGGTTGGAACACAGCGAGGGATTACTACACTTTCCTGTGGTCTCCCATGCCGCAAGACTACCAACCTGGAAGCACCGTACACAGGGCTGTGGTGttccaag GGTACTATGTTCCCAAGAGTGACGGGGAGTTTTATCAGTTCTGTTACGTCACACACACGGGTGACATCAGAGGCGCCAGCACACCTTTCCTGTTTCGCCCGGCCACGCCCACCGAGGACTGTCTTACCGTTACCGAGGATGACAGCAACTCAGACATTCTGGTGGTGACCACCAAGAGCAGTGTGctggag CAGCGTGTAGAGGAGGCGCAGCAGGAGCGCAGGGAGCTGTTGAAGACCATGCACCACCTGCAAGAGGAGAAGCAGCAGCTGCAGGAGGAGCACAGGAggctgcacagagagagagagcaggagagggagacCTGCAGCCTGCTACGCACACACAaccag GAGCTGCTACGCTCCTCCCAGGGCCTgtcagaggagagggaggaggtgaggaggagactGCAGGAGGCCACAGACCGGGTCAGACAGCTGGAGGAGGACCTACTGGGAGTCACACAGAGAGGGCTGCAGAAAGAGACCGAACTGGACTG TctgagagacaggttaaagaagctGACAGCAGATAAAGACACTCTGGAGACCCAACTGAAGAATGAGAAGGACGAGAGGGACCTTTACAAG gtccaCCTGCGTAGCACGGAGCTAGAGAACACTAAGCTGAGTGCAGAGCTGCAGATGCTGAAGGCTGTGGAGCTCAACAGAGAGGTGACCATCGCTCAGTTCCAGGAAGAACTGGACAGGCTCCGAGCCTGCGTCACTCAGAAAGAATGCCTGGAGAAAGAGCTGCACACACACGCTGTCGacaag gctGAGATGGGTCGTCTGAGGGAGAAGCTTCGCCAGGCCGAGGAGCAGCTCCAGGCGTCTCGCCAGCAGGCCGCCATGTTGGTGTCAGAGCTCCGCGACTCAGCGAGTGCCCGCGACCGCACCATGACCGAGCTGTACCGCGCCCGCCTGGAGGTCGACGCCCTCCGCGCCAGCCTGGCCGATGCCCAGGCCGAGTGCCGGCGAATGGAGACGCAGCTGGACCGCATGAGGACCACCTCCCAACAGGAAGTG ggTGTGGGGACCTCCAGTGAGGGGGGATGTGTGGTGTCTGAGGCGGAGGCTGAGCTACAGAGAGAAGTGGAGGAGCTGAAGCTGCGTCTCCACATGGCCGCTGAGCACTACAAGGAGAAGTACAGGGAGTGTCAGCGACTCCGCAGGCAGGTGGCCAAGCTCAGCGAGGCCCAGggg GAGTCAAAAAGAAATGCTGCTACTGAGACGACACAGGAGCCACTGACACCCAGTCCAGAGTCACCTACAGCAg GCAATCTGGCTGCAGCTGTGCTGAGAGGAGACACTGAGAGGCCTGCTGTCCCTAACCGCAGTTACAAAGACAGGGAACACACATACACCAATACATTCTCAGGCATGGAAACCATGAGAGTAGGGGAGAAGGAGTGGAAGGGGAGAAATGGGGACGAGAGGGAagtgagtggaggagaggaagggaaagaagaGGGGAgtgtggaagaggagaggaagaaggacaGGAGTGTAGGAGGTGAGTTCATGAGCATGAAGATGGAGAGTTGGGTGGAggtggagaatgagaggaggagtgctgaagaggtggatgagaggaggagtgtggaggaggtagagaaagagcaGACTCGTTCGGTGGAGGAGGAGCTGGCGAGGATGGAGGAGAAGTGGGCGGAGCAGTGTGCTATCAACGAAACGCTCAAACAGAGACTGGCCAATGAGGAGGAGCGATTCAGG ATACAGATGGCAGAGAGGGCCATAGAGGTGACAGAGCTGAAGGAGAGTCTGGCTCTGGCCCTCAGAGAGAAGGACCAACTCAAGGAG GAGCTGCATCAGTGTCAGGACCGACAGAGGGAGCAGGAGGCTGAGGGTCAAGGGTCAGAGGTCAAACAGCCTGTGTTGCTACGCTACCCCCTGCCCTACCCCCAGgacccctccccaccccccctgGTACCCCAGAGACCTGCAGAATTGCAGTACGGGAACCCCTACTCCACCGACAACACTCGAG ACGGGGCAGACGGTGCCCTGTCCCCTGAGCAGATGCCCCGCCCCCCTCCCGAGGCCCCTGGTGCATGCGCCCCTCCGGCCACCCCCCCGACCCCTGGtgcaggctgggagagagaggtggtctGCATCCAGCCCTCCTCGCGAAGCATGAGCCCCCCCGACGGACTGGAGCACCCCCCCGAGGAGCCACGCAAC GTCGGTGATGGGGAGCAGCCTGCCTGCAATCATCAGTCCAGCAGCAGACGCAACGACAACAGGAGCAGCTTCTGTTTTGACCCCAG taATGAAGTCCACAAGCGCTGTCCGTTGTGCGAGGTGATCTTCCCGCCCCACTTTGAGCAGCGTAGTTTTGAGCAGCACGTGGAGAGCCACTGGAAGGTGTGTCCCGTGTGCTCTGAGCAGTTCCCCCTCGATTGCCATCAGCAGCTCTTCCAGAAGCACGTGCTCACACACTTTGATGGCCATGTGCTAAACTTCGACAACATGGAGTAa
- the tax1bp1a gene encoding tax1-binding protein 1 homolog A isoform X2, translating into MMSSFQVVGSLPSSVIGVMETSNFAHVIFQNVGKSFLPQEALECCYTLTSYITPNPKDWVGIFKVGWNTARDYYTFLWSPMPQDYQPGSTVHRAVVFQGYYVPKSDGEFYQFCYVTHTGDIRGASTPFLFRPATPTEDCLTVTEDDSNSDILVVTTKSSVLERVEEAQQERRELLKTMHHLQEEKQQLQEEHRRLHREREQERETCSLLRTHNQELLRSSQGLSEEREEVRRRLQEATDRVRQLEEDLLGVTQRGLQKETELDCLRDRLKKLTADKDTLETQLKNEKDERDLYKVHLRSTELENTKLSAELQMLKAVELNREVTIAQFQEELDRLRACVTQKECLEKELHTHAVDKAEMGRLREKLRQAEEQLQASRQQAAMLVSELRDSASARDRTMTELYRARLEVDALRASLADAQAECRRMETQLDRMRTTSQQEVGVGTSSEGGCVVSEAEAELQREVEELKLRLHMAAEHYKEKYRECQRLRRQVAKLSEAQGESKRNAATETTQEPLTPSPESPTAGNLAAAVLRGDTERPAVPNRSYKDREHTYTNTFSGMETMRVGEKEWKGRNGDEREVSGGEEGKEEGSVEEERKKDRSVGGEFMSMKMESWVEVENERRSAEEVDERRSVEEVEKEQTRSVEEELARMEEKWAEQCAINETLKQRLANEEERFRIQMAERAIEVTELKESLALALREKDQLKEELHQCQDRQREQEAEGQGSEVKQPVLLRYPLPYPQDPSPPPLVPQRPAELQYGNPYSTDNTRDGADGALSPEQMPRPPPEAPGACAPPATPPTPGAGWEREVVCIQPSSRSMSPPDGLEHPPEEPRNVGDGEQPACNHQSSSRRNDNRSSFCFDPSNEVHKRCPLCEVIFPPHFEQRSFEQHVESHWKVCPVCSEQFPLDCHQQLFQKHVLTHFDGHVLNFDNME; encoded by the exons GTGGGTTGGAACACAGCGAGGGATTACTACACTTTCCTGTGGTCTCCCATGCCGCAAGACTACCAACCTGGAAGCACCGTACACAGGGCTGTGGTGttccaag GGTACTATGTTCCCAAGAGTGACGGGGAGTTTTATCAGTTCTGTTACGTCACACACACGGGTGACATCAGAGGCGCCAGCACACCTTTCCTGTTTCGCCCGGCCACGCCCACCGAGGACTGTCTTACCGTTACCGAGGATGACAGCAACTCAGACATTCTGGTGGTGACCACCAAGAGCAGTGTGctggag CGTGTAGAGGAGGCGCAGCAGGAGCGCAGGGAGCTGTTGAAGACCATGCACCACCTGCAAGAGGAGAAGCAGCAGCTGCAGGAGGAGCACAGGAggctgcacagagagagagagcaggagagggagacCTGCAGCCTGCTACGCACACACAaccag GAGCTGCTACGCTCCTCCCAGGGCCTgtcagaggagagggaggaggtgaggaggagactGCAGGAGGCCACAGACCGGGTCAGACAGCTGGAGGAGGACCTACTGGGAGTCACACAGAGAGGGCTGCAGAAAGAGACCGAACTGGACTG TctgagagacaggttaaagaagctGACAGCAGATAAAGACACTCTGGAGACCCAACTGAAGAATGAGAAGGACGAGAGGGACCTTTACAAG gtccaCCTGCGTAGCACGGAGCTAGAGAACACTAAGCTGAGTGCAGAGCTGCAGATGCTGAAGGCTGTGGAGCTCAACAGAGAGGTGACCATCGCTCAGTTCCAGGAAGAACTGGACAGGCTCCGAGCCTGCGTCACTCAGAAAGAATGCCTGGAGAAAGAGCTGCACACACACGCTGTCGacaag gctGAGATGGGTCGTCTGAGGGAGAAGCTTCGCCAGGCCGAGGAGCAGCTCCAGGCGTCTCGCCAGCAGGCCGCCATGTTGGTGTCAGAGCTCCGCGACTCAGCGAGTGCCCGCGACCGCACCATGACCGAGCTGTACCGCGCCCGCCTGGAGGTCGACGCCCTCCGCGCCAGCCTGGCCGATGCCCAGGCCGAGTGCCGGCGAATGGAGACGCAGCTGGACCGCATGAGGACCACCTCCCAACAGGAAGTG ggTGTGGGGACCTCCAGTGAGGGGGGATGTGTGGTGTCTGAGGCGGAGGCTGAGCTACAGAGAGAAGTGGAGGAGCTGAAGCTGCGTCTCCACATGGCCGCTGAGCACTACAAGGAGAAGTACAGGGAGTGTCAGCGACTCCGCAGGCAGGTGGCCAAGCTCAGCGAGGCCCAGggg GAGTCAAAAAGAAATGCTGCTACTGAGACGACACAGGAGCCACTGACACCCAGTCCAGAGTCACCTACAGCAg GCAATCTGGCTGCAGCTGTGCTGAGAGGAGACACTGAGAGGCCTGCTGTCCCTAACCGCAGTTACAAAGACAGGGAACACACATACACCAATACATTCTCAGGCATGGAAACCATGAGAGTAGGGGAGAAGGAGTGGAAGGGGAGAAATGGGGACGAGAGGGAagtgagtggaggagaggaagggaaagaagaGGGGAgtgtggaagaggagaggaagaaggacaGGAGTGTAGGAGGTGAGTTCATGAGCATGAAGATGGAGAGTTGGGTGGAggtggagaatgagaggaggagtgctgaagaggtggatgagaggaggagtgtggaggaggtagagaaagagcaGACTCGTTCGGTGGAGGAGGAGCTGGCGAGGATGGAGGAGAAGTGGGCGGAGCAGTGTGCTATCAACGAAACGCTCAAACAGAGACTGGCCAATGAGGAGGAGCGATTCAGG ATACAGATGGCAGAGAGGGCCATAGAGGTGACAGAGCTGAAGGAGAGTCTGGCTCTGGCCCTCAGAGAGAAGGACCAACTCAAGGAG GAGCTGCATCAGTGTCAGGACCGACAGAGGGAGCAGGAGGCTGAGGGTCAAGGGTCAGAGGTCAAACAGCCTGTGTTGCTACGCTACCCCCTGCCCTACCCCCAGgacccctccccaccccccctgGTACCCCAGAGACCTGCAGAATTGCAGTACGGGAACCCCTACTCCACCGACAACACTCGAG ACGGGGCAGACGGTGCCCTGTCCCCTGAGCAGATGCCCCGCCCCCCTCCCGAGGCCCCTGGTGCATGCGCCCCTCCGGCCACCCCCCCGACCCCTGGtgcaggctgggagagagaggtggtctGCATCCAGCCCTCCTCGCGAAGCATGAGCCCCCCCGACGGACTGGAGCACCCCCCCGAGGAGCCACGCAAC GTCGGTGATGGGGAGCAGCCTGCCTGCAATCATCAGTCCAGCAGCAGACGCAACGACAACAGGAGCAGCTTCTGTTTTGACCCCAG taATGAAGTCCACAAGCGCTGTCCGTTGTGCGAGGTGATCTTCCCGCCCCACTTTGAGCAGCGTAGTTTTGAGCAGCACGTGGAGAGCCACTGGAAGGTGTGTCCCGTGTGCTCTGAGCAGTTCCCCCTCGATTGCCATCAGCAGCTCTTCCAGAAGCACGTGCTCACACACTTTGATGGCCATGTGCTAAACTTCGACAACATGGAGTAa